A window of the Halalkalicoccus jeotgali B3 genome harbors these coding sequences:
- a CDS encoding ribbon-helix-helix protein, CopG family, producing the protein MQSITIKLSSETIDSLNSIAEAEHDGNRSDAVRELLSKGMDYDALEARHKEAQQQLRAVNARQEDVGELVEHVERERELQQRERERRDAPIWQRAKWWVLGRS; encoded by the coding sequence ATGCAGAGCATTACGATCAAATTATCCAGTGAGACGATTGACTCACTCAACAGCATCGCGGAGGCTGAGCACGACGGAAACCGCTCAGACGCTGTACGGGAGTTACTGAGTAAGGGTATGGACTATGACGCGCTCGAAGCTCGGCACAAGGAGGCTCAGCAGCAGCTCCGTGCGGTCAATGCCAGACAGGAGGATGTGGGCGAGCTTGTTGAGCACGTTGAGCGCGAGCGTGAGTTACAGCAGCGGGAGCGTGAGCGCCGAGATGCCCCGATTTGGCAACGAGCGAAGTGGTGGGTGCTTGGACGCTCTTGA